From Bacteroidales bacterium, the proteins below share one genomic window:
- a CDS encoding glycoside hydrolase family 97 protein: protein MKNMICLLTVLLTFSPLMAQKNFTVTSPDKKITVTIAPGSKLQYSISYQGKTILEPSPISLTLSDGKVFGQNAKLAKSPSARSVNSQVKPLYGMAEVYPDVYNELQMDFAAGYSVVFRVYDNGVAYRLITSLPGTIQVKNEEAVWNFPEKYQGYFHQVKGFETSFEEHYLHDAISVLDKGAIASLPLYVDAGVARMVITEADLLDYPGLYLTWNGKSGLQGVLPQVPKTVQPGGLKNFNLRVKERYDYIAETSGTRAFPWRLTVIVPEDKDLLNITLPYLLASENKIGDASWIKPGKVAWDWWNANNLTGVPFKTGFNTDTYKYFIDFAARNGIEYINLDEGWSDQFDLLKINDGSVTLGTNPTLGANLNMPELFRYAKEKNVGIILWCVWHTLDRQLEEALAQFEKWGVAGLKVDFMDRDDQLVVNFYERVAREAAKRHMLVNFHGAYKPTGLERTYPNVINRESVQGLEYNKFSNQATPEHAVSIPFIRMLAGPMDYTPGAMTNANKEDFRIINDRPMSQGTRCQQLAMYVVYYAPLEMLSDAPTRYEKEPDILHFLASAPTVWDETLPLDGKVSDYVLMARRKGNTWWVGAMTDWTARSLTLDLKFLGEGTYTMELFRDGANAHRIGDDYVREVRSVTRNDKISLELAPGGGWAARITPNN, encoded by the coding sequence ATGAAAAACATGATCTGCCTTCTGACAGTTTTATTGACATTTTCGCCCCTTATGGCCCAGAAAAATTTTACCGTAACTTCTCCGGACAAGAAAATCACCGTAACCATTGCTCCTGGAAGCAAGCTGCAATACAGCATCAGCTACCAGGGGAAAACCATCCTCGAGCCTTCGCCCATAAGCCTTACATTATCTGACGGAAAAGTATTCGGGCAAAACGCCAAACTGGCCAAATCACCATCCGCACGTTCGGTCAACAGCCAGGTGAAACCATTGTACGGCATGGCTGAGGTTTATCCCGATGTTTACAATGAACTGCAGATGGATTTTGCTGCCGGATATTCTGTAGTTTTCCGTGTTTACGACAATGGCGTTGCTTACAGGCTGATCACCTCCCTCCCTGGTACTATTCAGGTAAAGAATGAAGAAGCTGTCTGGAACTTTCCTGAAAAATACCAGGGCTATTTTCACCAGGTAAAAGGGTTCGAGACCTCCTTCGAAGAGCACTATCTTCACGATGCCATTTCGGTGCTGGATAAAGGAGCCATTGCCTCCCTTCCTCTGTACGTTGATGCCGGAGTTGCCAGGATGGTCATCACGGAAGCCGATTTGCTGGATTACCCGGGACTCTATCTGACATGGAACGGAAAATCAGGCCTTCAGGGAGTCTTACCCCAGGTACCCAAAACGGTTCAGCCGGGAGGACTGAAAAACTTCAACCTGCGGGTAAAGGAACGCTACGATTACATAGCAGAAACTTCAGGAACGAGGGCCTTCCCATGGCGACTTACCGTAATTGTCCCGGAGGACAAGGATCTGCTGAACATAACCCTCCCCTATCTTCTGGCCTCAGAAAATAAAATCGGAGATGCCTCGTGGATTAAACCCGGCAAAGTAGCCTGGGACTGGTGGAATGCCAACAATTTAACCGGGGTTCCTTTTAAAACAGGTTTCAACACCGATACATACAAGTATTTCATCGATTTTGCAGCGCGCAACGGCATTGAATACATCAATCTTGACGAAGGATGGTCTGATCAGTTTGATCTGCTGAAAATCAATGACGGATCGGTAACGCTTGGCACCAATCCCACCCTGGGTGCAAACCTAAACATGCCGGAATTGTTCCGTTACGCCAAGGAAAAGAATGTAGGGATTATTCTTTGGTGTGTATGGCATACCCTTGACCGTCAGCTGGAAGAAGCGCTTGCCCAGTTTGAAAAATGGGGCGTTGCCGGCCTGAAGGTAGATTTTATGGACCGCGACGACCAGCTGGTGGTGAACTTTTACGAAAGGGTTGCCAGAGAAGCGGCCAAACGCCATATGCTGGTGAATTTTCACGGAGCCTATAAACCCACAGGGCTTGAACGAACCTATCCAAATGTCATCAACAGGGAAAGTGTGCAGGGACTGGAGTACAACAAATTTTCCAATCAGGCCACACCGGAGCATGCGGTATCCATACCTTTTATCAGAATGCTGGCCGGGCCTATGGATTATACGCCGGGAGCCATGACCAACGCCAACAAGGAAGATTTCCGTATCATTAACGACCGCCCCATGAGCCAGGGCACCCGTTGCCAGCAACTGGCCATGTATGTTGTTTATTACGCTCCGCTCGAAATGCTCAGCGATGCGCCAACCCGCTATGAAAAAGAACCCGACATTTTGCATTTTCTGGCCTCGGCTCCTACCGTCTGGGATGAAACCCTCCCGCTGGACGGAAAGGTAAGCGATTACGTTCTGATGGCCCGCCGGAAGGGGAACACCTGGTGGGTGGGCGCCATGACCGACTGGACTGCACGGTCTCTTACCCTGGATCTGAAGTTTCTTGGTGAAGGAACCTATACCATGGAGTTATTCCGCGACGGCGCCAATGCCCACAGAATCGGGGATGATTATGTGCGCGAAGTAAGGTCGGTAACCCGAAACGATAAAATTTCCCTTGAACTTGCCCCCGGAGGCGGCTGGGCAGCCCGGATTACCCCCAACAATTAA
- a CDS encoding HD domain-containing protein, producing the protein MVPEQDEALIRRVAKLAKQNQELLEEKDKLQKLVDKLTEENERLKQMLSEISEAERARIRPAEEKPVMNFKMVTVMFADVHGLNRITEDMDRQKLMDELDDIFYHFDQIVKNLNIEKIHSIGDSYMCAGGIPVKNITNPVQVVLAALQMHQYLYDIQKNRGEQVWELRTGIHTGSVVATVSGQKKKSYDIKGATVNTASRLESFGVYGKVLISEMTYELVKEFFDCEYYGKLPVKYKDDLDVFWVKGLKPEFAVHGETAVPNENFNTKFKLIQFTDLQEIILDKLERELPKTLYYHNVKHTVDVVTEVELIGWAEGCTDEEILLLKTAALFHDAGHVISYKDHEERSCEIAREYLPKYGYSQEQIDRICEIIMATKLPPQPRNLLEAIICDSDLDYLGRIDFIPVSNTLYRELSERNMIGTLNEWNKLQLKFLSGHQYFTQTAQNLREVNKQTQIERIKALITED; encoded by the coding sequence CTGACGGAAGAAAATGAACGGTTGAAGCAGATGCTGTCGGAGATTTCCGAGGCAGAGAGAGCCCGTATCAGGCCGGCCGAAGAAAAGCCGGTGATGAACTTCAAGATGGTGACGGTTATGTTTGCCGATGTTCACGGGCTTAACCGCATTACAGAAGATATGGACCGGCAGAAGCTCATGGATGAGCTGGACGATATTTTCTATCATTTTGACCAGATTGTCAAAAACCTGAATATTGAAAAGATACATTCCATCGGCGATTCATACATGTGCGCCGGCGGTATTCCGGTAAAGAACATTACCAACCCTGTTCAGGTTGTGCTGGCTGCCCTTCAGATGCATCAGTACCTGTATGACATCCAGAAAAACAGAGGCGAACAGGTGTGGGAGCTCCGTACCGGTATCCACACTGGTTCTGTTGTGGCCACTGTTTCGGGCCAGAAGAAAAAAAGCTATGATATCAAGGGAGCTACAGTCAATACAGCCAGCCGGCTTGAATCATTCGGGGTTTATGGCAAGGTGCTGATTTCCGAAATGACCTATGAACTGGTGAAGGAGTTTTTCGACTGCGAGTACTATGGCAAATTACCTGTTAAATACAAGGATGATCTCGACGTCTTCTGGGTAAAAGGCCTCAAGCCCGAGTTTGCTGTCCATGGCGAGACTGCCGTCCCCAATGAAAACTTCAATACCAAGTTCAAATTAATTCAGTTTACCGATTTGCAGGAGATCATTCTGGACAAACTGGAGAGAGAACTTCCCAAAACGCTTTATTATCATAATGTGAAGCATACGGTGGATGTGGTTACCGAAGTAGAGTTGATAGGCTGGGCTGAAGGCTGTACCGACGAAGAGATCCTTCTGCTGAAAACAGCGGCTCTTTTCCACGATGCAGGGCACGTCATTTCCTACAAGGATCATGAGGAACGGAGTTGTGAAATTGCACGTGAATACCTGCCTAAATACGGCTATTCGCAGGAACAGATCGATCGCATCTGCGAAATCATCATGGCCACCAAGCTCCCTCCCCAGCCACGCAACCTGCTGGAAGCCATTATCTGCGATTCTGATCTGGATTACCTGGGCCGGATCGATTTCATTCCCGTTTCCAATACCCTCTACAGGGAACTCAGCGAACGGAACATGATCGGTACCCTGAACGAATGGAACAAACTGCAGTTGAAATTTCTCAGCGGGCATCAGTATTTCACCCAAACGGCCCAGAATCTCAGAGAGGTAAACAAACAGACGCAGATTGAGCGCATAAAAGCATTAATCACAGAAGATTAA